The genomic stretch GAGGCGCCTTGCCGGAGGGTGCGAATGAGGCGGCTTTCTTCCGACACACTCCTCATCCTCGCCAGCGGTATCAGCCTGGGAGGGCTGGGGGCGGCTCTGGCCCTGTGGGGTAACCCGGCCAACTCGGGGATCTGTATCTCCTGTTTTGTGGAGAACCTTTCCGGGAGCCTCGGACTCCACCACGATCTGAGGATGTCCTATTTCAGGCCCGAGCTGGCAGGGTTTGTTGCAGGCGCTTTTCTCATGGCCCTCGCCGGGAGGGAAATGCGTCCCCGTTCGGGCACGTACCCCGTGATCGGTTTCGTCCTGGGCGTCCTTCTCATCGCAGGCTCTTCCGTGTTCATGGGCTGCCCCATCAAGATGATGCTTCGCCTGGGAGCCGGGGATCTTACGGCTGTAGCCGGAGTGGCGGGTCTTGCCTTCGGTGTCTGGATCGGGGTCCGCTGCTACAGGGCCGGTCTCGACCTCGGCGCACCCACGCCTGGCGGGGGAGCGTTCCAGGCTTCCTTGCTCCCGCTCGTGATCGTGGCCGGTTTCGGGTTGTCCGTAGCGGTGGGCGGGCTCTTCCTGGCCGGGGACACCGGTCCGGCGGCACGGAGGGCACCTCTTGTCATTTCCCTCGCAGCGGGCCTGATCATCGGTGCCCTGGCCCAGCGGTCCCGGTTCTGCGTGACGGGGAGCTTTTCCAACTACTTCCTGGCCCGGGACACCGTCCTGATGCGGGGACTCGCCGCCCTTTTTCTGGCGGCCCTTTCCGTCAGTGTCCTTTCCGGCGTCTTTAATCCCGGACTGCTGGATCAGCCCGGATCCCACCCCGACCACCTCTGGAACTTCCTCGGGATGGCACTGGTCGGGTTCGCGTCGGTCCTTGCAGGCGGATGCCCGTTCCGTCAGCTCGTCCTGAGCGGCGAAGGATCGGTGGACGCTTCGGTGGTCGTCCTGGGCATGGTGGCGGGAGGAGCGATCGTTCACCTGTGGGGCATTGCGAGCACCTCGGCCGGGCCGACACCCTTCGGAAAGGCGGCGGTACTGCTTGGTTTAGCTTTTTGTTTCGGGATCGCAAGGTTTTACCGGAAAGCTTAGGAGCCCGGAGAAAAGCCGACGCGGGGACGCGGTGACAGGGAGATGAACAGTGCGTGGTGCGGAGTGGGGAAATCGTGTCGTCATTGCGAGTTGTTCCCGGACGAAGCAATCTGAAGGGATTGATTTGGAATCTGGAATCTGGAATCAATAATTTTTTCCGGAGGTAAAGATGCAGAAAAAATTATTTCGCAACCCCGACGTTAACTGGCGCGTTGAGTCCCACCGGGAGGCGCATGTACGGGAGGTTCTGGAGGATCCAGCGAGGGTTGAGGAAGACGAGCAGGCGCAGGATGTGGGGACCGTCACCATCCTTGCCGGAGGCGTCATGCACCAGCTTAACCTCCTGGGCGGTGAGATCTGGAAACTGTGTGATGGTTCCCTCGACCGGGAAGGGCTGATGGGAGAGCTGATCGGGATGTTCGAGGTGGACGCGGAGACCCTCTCGGAGGATGTGAACCTCTTCCTGGACGAGATGGCGGGCCAGGGGCTGATCGATGAAAAGTAGCGACCTTCTCTCGGCGCCCCTGACCGTCAACTGGTCCCTGTCCTACCGGTGCAACTTCACCTGCAGCCACTGTTACAGCCGCGCCCTTGACACCGGGACCCTCTCCCTCGACGAGCTTTTCAGGATCGTCGACCTCCTGGCGGAAAAGGGGGTGGTGTTCATCAATTTCGGCGGTGGGGAGCCCCTTTTGCTGGATGATCTTTACCGGATCACGGGCCACGCCGTGTCCCGGGGACTCAAGGTCACCATGAACAGCAACGGATGGCTCCTGGACCAGGGGGCCGCCGGGCGCATCCGGGAGGCGGGCTTTCACAGCGTGGGGATCAGTATCGACAGCCCTGAACCTGCCGGCCACGACCGGTTCCGCGACCGGCCCGGCAGTTTCGTCCGCGCTGTCGAGGCTCTTGGACATTTGAGGGAGGCGGGCGTCAGGAGCACCGTTTCGTGCGTCATCAACCGCGGGAACCTTCACAACTGGCGGGAGATGGTGGGTCTTTGCCGGGAACAGGGAGTGGGGACCTTGTATCTGCACAACTACAAATGTTCGGGCAAGGGGCTGGTGAACATGGAGGAACTGGACCTGACGCCCGGTCAGTGGGGTCAGTTCTACACCGGGGCCCTGGCGGTCAGGGAGAAGCTCGATGACCTGACCATCTCCTTCGACGATCCCATCATGGCTGCCCTGCCGGGGTACAGTCCCGACGCGGCGGTCAAGGGCAGCACCTGCGGCAAGCTGAGCCTCCACATCGGACCCGACGGCCGGATAACCCCCTGCGGCTTCATCCCGATCTCTCTCGGTCACATCCTGAACGACGATTTCGACGAGATCTGGTTCAACTCTCCCATACTGGAAAAGATGCGGTCCAAGACGCCCCGGGGCAAGTGCGCCGGATGCTCCAGTTACGAGGATTGTCTCGGCGGCTGTTCGGCCCGGGCCTTCGCCATGACGGGGAGCTTCGAGGACCCGGACCCGCACTGCTGGGTGGAGGAAGGTCAGTCCAAAGTCCAAAGTCCAAAGTCCAAAGGATAATCTAAAGCTGGTTCATTTACCGCAGGGAACGCAGTGCGGCCGACTGAAGGCCGCATCGCAGGGTAAAAGCGCAGCTCAATTACCGGGTTTTAAAAAACGGTTCATCGGGCAAATGAGTATCTGGTGACCAGAAATTTTGGGGGAGCCAGGGGTTTTATAAGCATTGACACAGAGGACAGGGAGGCGGCTCGCTGGTAGGCCGCCCGTCCCACGAAGTTACACAGAGAAAGGCCCGGGCCGGCATGGAGATCATCTTTCCCTTACCTGAACGGCTGGACCTTCAAGGCCGGGATGAAAGCGGGCTTTGATCCCGGCCTTGAAGGCTCCATCTGCCGATTTCGGAGAAATGCCTTTCCCGAATGGGAAAGGTCAGGTGAGGGGAAGGATCGTTGGTTTCCTCTGTGATCTCTGTGAGCTCTGTGGTGAGTGCCCTTCCGGGTCTTGAAGTGACACCACCCAGGTACGCATTAACCGGGTGAACCTAATAAACTTTATTTTGATCTCCCCTGTGAAACCCTGTGGAGCGATCTGAAAGCTGATCGCGCTGCGGTGAGTTAGCTTTTGGTTGTAAAGGTGTTTCAAATGAGTGATCTGAAGTTCGATCTCCCATTGCGTATCCACTGGCGGCCGGGTTCCGAAGTCTCACCGGCCATCGTGGAATCCATCAGGAAAGCCAACCCCCTAGCCGTCACCGTTCACGTCGAGGACGTGGAGCAGCTGGCGGCCACCGGCCTTCCCTGGGAGGGGATCCCGGTGGTGGTCATCCACAACGGGTGGAGAAAACAGACGGCCTCCCTGCCGGCCCTTGACGTGCACAGGTGGGAGTTTCCTGTCAGGGGTCCGGACGAGGCCATGGCCCTGGC from bacterium encodes the following:
- a CDS encoding PqqD family peptide modification chaperone; the protein is MQKKLFRNPDVNWRVESHREAHVREVLEDPARVEEDEQAQDVGTVTILAGGVMHQLNLLGGEIWKLCDGSLDREGLMGELIGMFEVDAETLSEDVNLFLDEMAGQGLIDEK
- the yedE gene encoding YedE family putative selenium transporter, whose translation is MRRLSSDTLLILASGISLGGLGAALALWGNPANSGICISCFVENLSGSLGLHHDLRMSYFRPELAGFVAGAFLMALAGREMRPRSGTYPVIGFVLGVLLIAGSSVFMGCPIKMMLRLGAGDLTAVAGVAGLAFGVWIGVRCYRAGLDLGAPTPGGGAFQASLLPLVIVAGFGLSVAVGGLFLAGDTGPAARRAPLVISLAAGLIIGALAQRSRFCVTGSFSNYFLARDTVLMRGLAALFLAALSVSVLSGVFNPGLLDQPGSHPDHLWNFLGMALVGFASVLAGGCPFRQLVLSGEGSVDASVVVLGMVAGGAIVHLWGIASTSAGPTPFGKAAVLLGLAFCFGIARFYRKA
- a CDS encoding GeoRSP system radical SAM/SPASM protein, with product MKSSDLLSAPLTVNWSLSYRCNFTCSHCYSRALDTGTLSLDELFRIVDLLAEKGVVFINFGGGEPLLLDDLYRITGHAVSRGLKVTMNSNGWLLDQGAAGRIREAGFHSVGISIDSPEPAGHDRFRDRPGSFVRAVEALGHLREAGVRSTVSCVINRGNLHNWREMVGLCREQGVGTLYLHNYKCSGKGLVNMEELDLTPGQWGQFYTGALAVREKLDDLTISFDDPIMAALPGYSPDAAVKGSTCGKLSLHIGPDGRITPCGFIPISLGHILNDDFDEIWFNSPILEKMRSKTPRGKCAGCSSYEDCLGGCSARAFAMTGSFEDPDPHCWVEEGQSKVQSPKSKG